In one window of Verrucomicrobiia bacterium DNA:
- a CDS encoding tyrosine--tRNA ligase: MDLLSELDWRGLYADCTDRDALSARLASGPTVLYCGFDPTADSLHVGNLVPLLALRRFQQAGHRPIALAGGATGMIGDPSGKSVERNLQSRDQVQANIASIKSQLTRFLDFDAPSNPALLVDNADWTAPVTYLEFLRDIGKHFSVNAMVAKESVRSRMEDREVGISYTEFSYMLLQAFDFHHLRQHHHCELQVGATDQWGNITAGIDLCRRKLGVTVWGLTFPLLTKSDGTKYGKTASGTVWLDPRRTSPYRFYQFFVQAEDVDVIRLLKCLTFLSADAIAELERQLAAQPGARLAQKRLAAEMTTLVHGPTECDHAIRASEILFGGNLDGIPESVLNDVIGEVPTREIPRSILDGTGMPLTELAVQSGLSTSKGQARKDLEGGGLYLNNTRETSVQRHVTHADLLFGKHLLLRKGKRTYAVVTAR, translated from the coding sequence ATGGACCTCCTGTCCGAACTCGACTGGCGCGGCCTCTACGCCGACTGCACCGACCGCGACGCGCTTTCCGCCCGGCTGGCTTCCGGCCCCACCGTCCTCTACTGCGGATTCGATCCCACCGCCGACTCCCTCCACGTCGGCAACCTCGTCCCCCTCCTCGCCCTCCGCCGCTTCCAGCAGGCCGGACATCGCCCCATCGCCCTCGCCGGCGGCGCCACCGGCATGATCGGCGATCCCTCCGGCAAATCCGTCGAACGCAACCTCCAGTCCCGCGACCAGGTCCAGGCCAACATCGCCTCCATCAAGTCCCAGCTCACCCGCTTCCTCGACTTCGACGCCCCCTCGAATCCCGCCCTCCTGGTGGACAACGCCGACTGGACGGCTCCGGTCACCTACCTCGAGTTCCTCCGCGACATCGGAAAGCACTTCTCGGTCAATGCCATGGTCGCCAAGGAATCCGTCCGCTCCCGCATGGAGGACCGCGAGGTCGGCATCAGCTACACCGAGTTCAGCTACATGCTCCTCCAGGCCTTCGACTTTCATCACCTCCGCCAGCACCACCACTGCGAACTCCAGGTCGGCGCCACCGATCAATGGGGCAACATCACCGCCGGCATCGACCTCTGCCGCCGCAAACTCGGCGTCACCGTCTGGGGCCTCACCTTCCCCCTCCTCACCAAGTCCGACGGCACCAAGTACGGCAAGACCGCCTCCGGCACCGTCTGGCTCGATCCCCGGCGCACCAGCCCCTACCGCTTCTACCAGTTCTTCGTCCAGGCCGAGGACGTGGATGTCATCCGCCTCCTGAAGTGCCTCACCTTCCTCTCCGCCGACGCCATCGCCGAACTCGAACGTCAGCTCGCCGCCCAACCCGGCGCCCGACTCGCCCAGAAACGTCTGGCCGCCGAGATGACCACCCTCGTCCACGGCCCCACCGAGTGCGACCACGCCATCCGCGCCAGCGAGATCCTCTTCGGCGGCAACCTCGACGGCATCCCAGAGTCCGTCCTCAACGATGTCATCGGCGAAGTCCCCACCCGCGAAATCCCCCGTTCCATCCTCGACGGCACCGGCATGCCTCTCACCGAACTCGCGGTCCAGTCCGGCCTGTCCACCTCCAAGGGACAGGCCCGCAAAGACCTCGAAGGCGGCGGCCTGTACCTCAACAACACCCGCGAAACCTCCGTCCAGCGCCACGTCACCCACGCCGACCTCCTCTTCGGCAAACACCTCCTCCTCCGCAAAGGCAAACGCACCTACGCCGTCGTCACGGCACGGTGA